In Platichthys flesus chromosome 20, fPlaFle2.1, whole genome shotgun sequence, a single genomic region encodes these proteins:
- the LOC133931844 gene encoding breast cancer type 1 susceptibility protein homolog isoform X2, producing MAAAKASDVKKGISVLWETLQCPICLDLLTVPVSTKCDHQFCKFCIMKLVDTSKQNRANCPVCKTKITKRSLQVSPGFQKLVAGLQDIIQAYEHDTGTNYFTGMSLQEKQLGVTEAKAIKPPHVLSGETANTDLDYVENGDQDDLPRSHSSTIEAQNGFARLMELEDSTPLTTENEGLDSGLGDALPTSDKKLQGSADNLEPVETEMLEAVEKASTHKTRSKIRSGKLESASLLPVAIHNETESQPLRKSSRKKQKTDLESEKILQRKRKKSLEKVAEWLMKVPPEGSLELEKPDKDPDDSDGGSSTSTIDVKQHLSDIHSKREDRAKALEDHVFGAVYKRGKRNSSRSLFVEPTITKHTTDSEDENRSDSEEEQLLTEDVNDSSDIFKKAEQMEGLEENDVVDKDVIAESASEPQQPQRKSKKRMQNPLQQVDSDLKEQSEAKSDKTESKKPDRRKGKNTMSEKGKPTRVSKPLVLVGVKNVETNPKTRVKSGEYQVQIENYPSSEDPQTPIMRSNRRSRRLQLFTKEVQDGHKKANSKANVIEKDVTVALQQEEVEGETLDKAESPKGEKLAKRNGCVYDEDLGGIENVESGKRTRREQESIVEVQNLLNVETLSEATVACSVPVVPSSPCPTEATVFGPTLENNNLTPQSSKNVELKTIACVITEKEEEKNDSELDTEQLLQSFKATKRKSFRLGGPKGKRSRSSVRGAEGEENDFVCSSVESAKKQTHKKTSVNIDQEALTDDENSLCSDLISPSITPKLTRKSVEKPDQVVDEALNPVTSSSGQDGPAGNCLSRNSQSSALTPNQVSKREIESPQFVESGLRFTDVEHEEVNEASKSSQIPNGQLDCSVKDAGKWKEMRDSISPGKGERIVVAESSLTPDGLVTPLVPTVHGSGELSAHSPIKSKVRKRRRTQRLESSSESDSAESKEELPTLTQIFGTSALPAAVTRGRGDSRENTGCEAACAPADTAERLSRPPACPSPDCVPSSQGSVDLFGTPDECDAPVNENIDIESSQFSSEVLVTQQKIQMQKELVRLEKMMALVSEVLHEKEQSPAKETNHSSKTTGPDTQEPLPCNQDARQDSDQKGVPQAEREAGTRASDGREVTESSVSMPVSGAQTMQCSTHKALSVKGTDASKTPVLSSAAKTLKICNSPSDGQEDKENTTPPKDRTKAKLVLVSSGLGPNEQIIVKKFAKRVGARVISQVTEEVTHVVMRTDEQLVCERTLKYFLGIAGRKWVVSFQWISECFRQKKVLDESLFEVKGDVVNGPNHQGPSRARTTADSNLLMSGYSICFQGSFTDMTTDEMEWMVELCGAAVVTDPLLLDSKQKSRQLVIVQPGSESSSSSFSRLLRQASVVTRGWLLDTVATYTLQNFNNYSL from the exons ATGGCAGCGGCAAAGGCCTCAGATGTGAAAAAGGGGATCTCAGTCCTCTGGGAGACTCTGCAGTGTCCGATATG CTTGGATTTATTGACGGTACCGGTATCTACCAAGTGTGACCACCAGTTTTGCAA ATTTTGCATAATGAAACTTGTGGATACCTCAAAACAAAACCGGGCCAACTGTCCAGTGTGCAAAACCAAGATAACTAAAAG GAGTTTGCAGGTGAGCCCTGGGTTCCAGAAACTTGTTGCAGGATTGCAGGACATCATACAAGCATATGAACATGACACTGGCACAAACT atttcacTGGAATGTCCCTGCAAGAAAAACAGTTGGG tgtCACAGAGGCCAAAGCCATCAAACCTCCTCATGTGTTATCTGGAGAAACCGCCAACACTGACCTGGACTATGTGGAAAACGGAGACCAAGATGATCTTCCAAGGTCCCACTCTTCAACTATAGAAG CCCAGAATGGATTTGCAAGACTCATGGAACTTGAAGACTCAACTCCTTTGACGACAGAAAACGAAGGCCTGGACAGCGGCCTTGGGGATGCTTTGCCGACGTCTGACAAGAAACTGCAAGGCTCTGCAGATAATTTGGAACCAGTAGAAACAGAAATGTTAGAGGCTGTGGAAAAAGCATCAACTCATAAAACTAGGAGCAAAATTAGATCTGGTAAATTGGAGAGTGCCTCCCTTCTTCCGGTAGCAATTCATAACGAGACAGAATCACAGCCTTTAAGAAAGTCTTCGcggaagaaacagaaaacagatctGGAGTCTGAGAAGATTCTTCAGCGGAAACGTAAGAAAAGTCTTGAAAAGGTTGCTGAGTGGCTTATGAAAGTTCCACCTGAGGGAAGTCTCGAATTAGAAAAACCAGACAAAGACCCAGATGACTCTGATGGCGGTTCTTCCACCTCAACAATAGATGTAAAGCAACACCTGAGCGATATCCATTCTAAGAGAGAGGATCGTGCCAAAGCCCTCGAAGACCATGTGTTCGGAGCCGTCTACAAACGAGGGAAGAGGAACAGCTCTCGATCACTTTTTGTTGAGCCAacaatcacaaaacacacaacagactctGAGGATGAAAACCGAAGCGACTCAGAGGAAGAACAACTGCTAACAGAAGACGTAAATGATAGCagtgacatttttaaaaaagCCGAACAGATGGAAGGTTTGGAGGAAAATGATGTTGTTGACAAAGATGTGATTGCTGAGTCGGCGTCTGAACCACAGCAACCACAAAGAAAGTCAAAGAAAAGAATGCAAAACCCTCTGCAGCAGGTTGACAGTGATTTGAAGGAGCAATCTGAGGCGAAGTCCGATAAAACTGAGTCAAAGAAGCCTGACAGGAGGAAAGGTAAAAACACCATGTCAGAAAAAGGCAAACCTACAAGAGTGTCGAAGCCCCTTGTTCTCGTTGGAGttaaaaatgtagaaaccaATCCAAAGACTAGAGTTAAGTCAGGAGAGTATCAGGTACAAATTGAGAACTATCCCAGCAGCGAGGACCCACAAACCCCCATCATGAGGAGCAACAGGAGAAGCAGAAGGCTTCAGCTCTTTACCAAGGAAGTCCAGGACGGTCACAAGAAAGCAAACTCGAAAGCAAATGTAATTGAAAAAGATGTCACTGTTgcactgcagcaggaggaagttGAAGGTGAAACACTGGATAAAGCAGAATCACCTAAGGGTGAAAAGTTGGCCAAAAGAAATGGATGTGTTTATGATGAAGATTTAGGAGGAATTGAAAACGTGGAGTCTGGTAAGAGAACTCGCAGAGAACAAGAGTCCATTGTTGAAGTGCAGAATTTGCTGAATGTTGAAACTCTCTCTGAAGCTACTGTTGCTTGTTCTGTCCCAGTGGTCCCAAGTTCTCCATGTCCAACGGAAGCAACTGTGTTTGGTCCAACACTTGAAAATAACAATCTGACACCGCAATCCTCCAAAAATGTTGAGTTGAAAACAATAGCTTGCGTGATAacggagaaagaggaggaaaagaacgACAGCGAGCTGGACACAGAACAACTGCTCCAGAGCTTCAAAGCCACGAAGAGGAAATCTTTCCGTCTCGGTGGTCCGAAAGGGAAAAGGAGCCGTAGCTCAGTCCGTGGTGCTGAAGGAGAGGAAAATGACTTTGTTTGTTCTAGTGTTgaatctgcaaaaaaacagaCGCACaagaaaacatctgtaaacatcGACCAGGAGGCACTGACAGATGATGAAAACTCATTGTGTAGTGATTTGATTTCTCCTTCTATCACCCCAAAACTGACAAGAAAATCAGTTGAGAAACCAGATCAAGTGGTGGATGAAGCCTTGAACCCTGTCACCAGTAGTTCAGGTCAGGACGGCCCTGCTGGTAACTGTCTTTCCAGGAACAGTCAGAGCAGCGCCCTCACTCCTAATCAAGTCTCAAAACGTGAAATTGAAAGTCCTCAGTTCGTAGAGTCCGGGCTCCGCTTCACAGATGTTGAGCACGAGGAGGTAAACGAAGCCTCGAAGAGCTCTCAGATCCCAAACGGTCAGCTTGATTGTTCAGTGAAGGATGCTGGGAAATGGAAGGAGATGAGAGACAGCATTTCTCCTGGAAAAGGAGAACGTATCGTAGTTGCTGAGTCTTCTTTAACTCCTGACGGCCTGGTGACACCACTTGTCCCCACGGTCCATGGAAGCGGCGAGCTCAGCGCACACTCTCCCATCAAGAGcaaagtgaggaagaggagaaggactCAGAGGCTGGAGTCTTCATCCGAGTCAGATAGTGCTGAATCCAAAGAGGAATTACCAACGTTGACTCAAATCTTCGGAACATCGGCTCTTCCGGCTGCTGTGACCCGGGGTCGGGGAGACTCCAGGGAGAACACTGGATGTGAGGCTGCATGTGCTCCAGCTGATACAGCAGAACGGTTGAGCCGTCCGCCTGCATGCCCCAGCCCCGACTGTGTTCCCTCCAGCCAAGGGTCTGTTGACCTGTTCGGAACGCCAGATGAAT GTGATGCTCCagtaaatgaaaacattgacattGAGTCATCACAATTTTCAAGCGAGGTCCTTGTCACACAG CAAAAAATACAGATGCAGAAGGAGCTGGTGAGGCTGGAGAAAATGATGGCTCTGGTGTCAGAGGTGCTTCACGAGAAAGAGCAAAGTCCAGCAAAAGAGACGAATCACAGCAGCAAAACCACCG GCCCAGACACTCAGGAACCCCTCCCGTGTAACCAGGACGCACGCCAAGATTCAGACCA GAAAGGCGTTCCACAGGCAGAGCGAGAGGCTGGCACAAGAGCATCTGATGGCAGAGAGGTCACCGAGTCCAGCGTGTCGATGCCTGTCAGCGGTGCACAGACGA TGCAGTGCTCCACACACAAAGCGCTGAGTGTAAAGGGCACTGACGCCTCCAAGACGCctgttttaagctctgcagccaAGACACTGAAGATCTGTAATTCACCATCAGACGGacaagaagacaaagaaaacaccaCTCCTCCAAAAGACAGGACTAAAgccaagctggtgcttgtgtcgTCTGGATTAGGGCCCAATGAGCAG ATAATTGTGAAAAAGTTTGCCAAGCGAGTCGGGGCTCGTGTGATTTCCCAGGTGACGGAGGAGGTCACACACGTCGTCATGCGCACGG ATGAACAGCTGGTATGCGAGCGCACGCTGAAGTACTTCCTTGGCATCGCGGGCAGGAAGTGGGTCGTGAGTTTCCAAT GGATTTCAGAGTGCTTCAGACAAAAGAAGGTCCTAGATGAG AGTCTCTTCGAAGTGAAAGGCGACGTAGTGAACGGACCGAACCACCAGGGCCCCTCAAGAGCTCGAACCACTGCAGACAGCAAT cTGCTCATGAGCGGCTACAGCATCTGCTTCCAGGGTTCTTTCACAGACATGACTACAG atGAAATGGAGTGGATGGTGGAGCTCTGTGGAGCAGCTGTAGTTACAGATCCACTTCTCCTAGACAGTAAACAG AAGTCCCGTCAGCTGGTCATTGTACAGCCTGGATCTGAGTCATCATCGTCCTCCTTCAGCC GTCTCCTCAGACAGGCGAGTGTGGTGACACGTGGTTGGCTCTTGGACACAGTGGCAACCTACACCCTCCAAAACTTCAACAACTATTCACTATGA
- the LOC133931844 gene encoding breast cancer type 1 susceptibility protein homolog isoform X1, with protein MAAAKASDVKKGISVLWETLQCPICLDLLTVPVSTKCDHQFCKFCIMKLVDTSKQNRANCPVCKTKITKRSLQVSPGFQKLVAGLQDIIQAYEHDTGTNYFTGMSLQEKQLGVTEAKAIKPPHVLSGETANTDLDYVENGDQDDLPRSHSSTIEAQNGFARLMELEDSTPLTTENEGLDSGLGDALPTSDKKLQGSADNLEPVETEMLEAVEKASTHKTRSKIRSGKLESASLLPVAIHNETESQPLRKSSRKKQKTDLESEKILQRKRKKSLEKVAEWLMKVPPEGSLELEKPDKDPDDSDGGSSTSTIDVKQHLSDIHSKREDRAKALEDHVFGAVYKRGKRNSSRSLFVEPTITKHTTDSEDENRSDSEEEQLLTEDVNDSSDIFKKAEQMEGLEENDVVDKDVIAESASEPQQPQRKSKKRMQNPLQQVDSDLKEQSEAKSDKTESKKPDRRKGKNTMSEKGKPTRVSKPLVLVGVKNVETNPKTRVKSGEYQVQIENYPSSEDPQTPIMRSNRRSRRLQLFTKEVQDGHKKANSKANVIEKDVTVALQQEEVEGETLDKAESPKGEKLAKRNGCVYDEDLGGIENVESGKRTRREQESIVEVQNLLNVETLSEATVACSVPVVPSSPCPTEATVFGPTLENNNLTPQSSKNVELKTIACVITEKEEEKNDSELDTEQLLQSFKATKRKSFRLGGPKGKRSRSSVRGAEGEENDFVCSSVESAKKQTHKKTSVNIDQEALTDDENSLCSDLISPSITPKLTRKSVEKPDQVVDEALNPVTSSSGQDGPAGNCLSRNSQSSALTPNQVSKREIESPQFVESGLRFTDVEHEEVNEASKSSQIPNGQLDCSVKDAGKWKEMRDSISPGKGERIVVAESSLTPDGLVTPLVPTVHGSGELSAHSPIKSKVRKRRRTQRLESSSESDSAESKEELPTLTQIFGTSALPAAVTRGRGDSRENTGCEAACAPADTAERLSRPPACPSPDCVPSSQGSVDLFGTPDECDAPVNENIDIESSQFSSEVLVTQQKIQMQKELVRLEKMMALVSEVLHEKEQSPAKETNHSSKTTGPDTQEPLPCNQDARQDSDQKGVPQAEREAGTRASDGREVTESSVSMPVSGAQTTVQCSTHKALSVKGTDASKTPVLSSAAKTLKICNSPSDGQEDKENTTPPKDRTKAKLVLVSSGLGPNEQIIVKKFAKRVGARVISQVTEEVTHVVMRTDEQLVCERTLKYFLGIAGRKWVVSFQWISECFRQKKVLDESLFEVKGDVVNGPNHQGPSRARTTADSNLLMSGYSICFQGSFTDMTTDEMEWMVELCGAAVVTDPLLLDSKQKSRQLVIVQPGSESSSSSFSRLLRQASVVTRGWLLDTVATYTLQNFNNYSL; from the exons ATGGCAGCGGCAAAGGCCTCAGATGTGAAAAAGGGGATCTCAGTCCTCTGGGAGACTCTGCAGTGTCCGATATG CTTGGATTTATTGACGGTACCGGTATCTACCAAGTGTGACCACCAGTTTTGCAA ATTTTGCATAATGAAACTTGTGGATACCTCAAAACAAAACCGGGCCAACTGTCCAGTGTGCAAAACCAAGATAACTAAAAG GAGTTTGCAGGTGAGCCCTGGGTTCCAGAAACTTGTTGCAGGATTGCAGGACATCATACAAGCATATGAACATGACACTGGCACAAACT atttcacTGGAATGTCCCTGCAAGAAAAACAGTTGGG tgtCACAGAGGCCAAAGCCATCAAACCTCCTCATGTGTTATCTGGAGAAACCGCCAACACTGACCTGGACTATGTGGAAAACGGAGACCAAGATGATCTTCCAAGGTCCCACTCTTCAACTATAGAAG CCCAGAATGGATTTGCAAGACTCATGGAACTTGAAGACTCAACTCCTTTGACGACAGAAAACGAAGGCCTGGACAGCGGCCTTGGGGATGCTTTGCCGACGTCTGACAAGAAACTGCAAGGCTCTGCAGATAATTTGGAACCAGTAGAAACAGAAATGTTAGAGGCTGTGGAAAAAGCATCAACTCATAAAACTAGGAGCAAAATTAGATCTGGTAAATTGGAGAGTGCCTCCCTTCTTCCGGTAGCAATTCATAACGAGACAGAATCACAGCCTTTAAGAAAGTCTTCGcggaagaaacagaaaacagatctGGAGTCTGAGAAGATTCTTCAGCGGAAACGTAAGAAAAGTCTTGAAAAGGTTGCTGAGTGGCTTATGAAAGTTCCACCTGAGGGAAGTCTCGAATTAGAAAAACCAGACAAAGACCCAGATGACTCTGATGGCGGTTCTTCCACCTCAACAATAGATGTAAAGCAACACCTGAGCGATATCCATTCTAAGAGAGAGGATCGTGCCAAAGCCCTCGAAGACCATGTGTTCGGAGCCGTCTACAAACGAGGGAAGAGGAACAGCTCTCGATCACTTTTTGTTGAGCCAacaatcacaaaacacacaacagactctGAGGATGAAAACCGAAGCGACTCAGAGGAAGAACAACTGCTAACAGAAGACGTAAATGATAGCagtgacatttttaaaaaagCCGAACAGATGGAAGGTTTGGAGGAAAATGATGTTGTTGACAAAGATGTGATTGCTGAGTCGGCGTCTGAACCACAGCAACCACAAAGAAAGTCAAAGAAAAGAATGCAAAACCCTCTGCAGCAGGTTGACAGTGATTTGAAGGAGCAATCTGAGGCGAAGTCCGATAAAACTGAGTCAAAGAAGCCTGACAGGAGGAAAGGTAAAAACACCATGTCAGAAAAAGGCAAACCTACAAGAGTGTCGAAGCCCCTTGTTCTCGTTGGAGttaaaaatgtagaaaccaATCCAAAGACTAGAGTTAAGTCAGGAGAGTATCAGGTACAAATTGAGAACTATCCCAGCAGCGAGGACCCACAAACCCCCATCATGAGGAGCAACAGGAGAAGCAGAAGGCTTCAGCTCTTTACCAAGGAAGTCCAGGACGGTCACAAGAAAGCAAACTCGAAAGCAAATGTAATTGAAAAAGATGTCACTGTTgcactgcagcaggaggaagttGAAGGTGAAACACTGGATAAAGCAGAATCACCTAAGGGTGAAAAGTTGGCCAAAAGAAATGGATGTGTTTATGATGAAGATTTAGGAGGAATTGAAAACGTGGAGTCTGGTAAGAGAACTCGCAGAGAACAAGAGTCCATTGTTGAAGTGCAGAATTTGCTGAATGTTGAAACTCTCTCTGAAGCTACTGTTGCTTGTTCTGTCCCAGTGGTCCCAAGTTCTCCATGTCCAACGGAAGCAACTGTGTTTGGTCCAACACTTGAAAATAACAATCTGACACCGCAATCCTCCAAAAATGTTGAGTTGAAAACAATAGCTTGCGTGATAacggagaaagaggaggaaaagaacgACAGCGAGCTGGACACAGAACAACTGCTCCAGAGCTTCAAAGCCACGAAGAGGAAATCTTTCCGTCTCGGTGGTCCGAAAGGGAAAAGGAGCCGTAGCTCAGTCCGTGGTGCTGAAGGAGAGGAAAATGACTTTGTTTGTTCTAGTGTTgaatctgcaaaaaaacagaCGCACaagaaaacatctgtaaacatcGACCAGGAGGCACTGACAGATGATGAAAACTCATTGTGTAGTGATTTGATTTCTCCTTCTATCACCCCAAAACTGACAAGAAAATCAGTTGAGAAACCAGATCAAGTGGTGGATGAAGCCTTGAACCCTGTCACCAGTAGTTCAGGTCAGGACGGCCCTGCTGGTAACTGTCTTTCCAGGAACAGTCAGAGCAGCGCCCTCACTCCTAATCAAGTCTCAAAACGTGAAATTGAAAGTCCTCAGTTCGTAGAGTCCGGGCTCCGCTTCACAGATGTTGAGCACGAGGAGGTAAACGAAGCCTCGAAGAGCTCTCAGATCCCAAACGGTCAGCTTGATTGTTCAGTGAAGGATGCTGGGAAATGGAAGGAGATGAGAGACAGCATTTCTCCTGGAAAAGGAGAACGTATCGTAGTTGCTGAGTCTTCTTTAACTCCTGACGGCCTGGTGACACCACTTGTCCCCACGGTCCATGGAAGCGGCGAGCTCAGCGCACACTCTCCCATCAAGAGcaaagtgaggaagaggagaaggactCAGAGGCTGGAGTCTTCATCCGAGTCAGATAGTGCTGAATCCAAAGAGGAATTACCAACGTTGACTCAAATCTTCGGAACATCGGCTCTTCCGGCTGCTGTGACCCGGGGTCGGGGAGACTCCAGGGAGAACACTGGATGTGAGGCTGCATGTGCTCCAGCTGATACAGCAGAACGGTTGAGCCGTCCGCCTGCATGCCCCAGCCCCGACTGTGTTCCCTCCAGCCAAGGGTCTGTTGACCTGTTCGGAACGCCAGATGAAT GTGATGCTCCagtaaatgaaaacattgacattGAGTCATCACAATTTTCAAGCGAGGTCCTTGTCACACAG CAAAAAATACAGATGCAGAAGGAGCTGGTGAGGCTGGAGAAAATGATGGCTCTGGTGTCAGAGGTGCTTCACGAGAAAGAGCAAAGTCCAGCAAAAGAGACGAATCACAGCAGCAAAACCACCG GCCCAGACACTCAGGAACCCCTCCCGTGTAACCAGGACGCACGCCAAGATTCAGACCA GAAAGGCGTTCCACAGGCAGAGCGAGAGGCTGGCACAAGAGCATCTGATGGCAGAGAGGTCACCGAGTCCAGCGTGTCGATGCCTGTCAGCGGTGCACAGACGA CAGTGCAGTGCTCCACACACAAAGCGCTGAGTGTAAAGGGCACTGACGCCTCCAAGACGCctgttttaagctctgcagccaAGACACTGAAGATCTGTAATTCACCATCAGACGGacaagaagacaaagaaaacaccaCTCCTCCAAAAGACAGGACTAAAgccaagctggtgcttgtgtcgTCTGGATTAGGGCCCAATGAGCAG ATAATTGTGAAAAAGTTTGCCAAGCGAGTCGGGGCTCGTGTGATTTCCCAGGTGACGGAGGAGGTCACACACGTCGTCATGCGCACGG ATGAACAGCTGGTATGCGAGCGCACGCTGAAGTACTTCCTTGGCATCGCGGGCAGGAAGTGGGTCGTGAGTTTCCAAT GGATTTCAGAGTGCTTCAGACAAAAGAAGGTCCTAGATGAG AGTCTCTTCGAAGTGAAAGGCGACGTAGTGAACGGACCGAACCACCAGGGCCCCTCAAGAGCTCGAACCACTGCAGACAGCAAT cTGCTCATGAGCGGCTACAGCATCTGCTTCCAGGGTTCTTTCACAGACATGACTACAG atGAAATGGAGTGGATGGTGGAGCTCTGTGGAGCAGCTGTAGTTACAGATCCACTTCTCCTAGACAGTAAACAG AAGTCCCGTCAGCTGGTCATTGTACAGCCTGGATCTGAGTCATCATCGTCCTCCTTCAGCC GTCTCCTCAGACAGGCGAGTGTGGTGACACGTGGTTGGCTCTTGGACACAGTGGCAACCTACACCCTCCAAAACTTCAACAACTATTCACTATGA